Sequence from the Actinomyces slackii genome:
GCCGGCGCCGTAGCCCGCCCAGCCGCGCCGCCTCCGCCTCCTGCTCAGCCACCGCCAGCTCCACGGCCAGGGCCAGGGCCCGGGCCGCCACCACGTCCTGCGTCCCCGAGCGCACCCCCCGCTCCTGGCCGCCCCCACCGGTGGGCGGCACCAGGAGGGTCTCGCGCCGCAGCACCAGGGCGCCCACCCCCACCGGGCCCCCCAGCTTGTGCCCGGACAGGCTCATCGCATCCAGGCCCCAGCCATGGAAATCCACAGGAGCCCTGCCCACGGCCGCCACCGCATCACTGTGGACCGGCACATGCCCCTCCTGGCCGGGCCCCGCCCCGCTCGCCATCCGCACGCGCTCCACGATCCCCGCCACATCCTCAACCACGCCGGTCTCATTGTTGGCCGCCATCACCGAGACCAGGCTCGCCCCCGCCCGCCCGGGCGAAGCCGCCACGGCCTGCGCCACTGACTCCAACTCCACCCGCCCGGCGCTATCGACCGCCAGTGTGATGACCTCCGCCCCCAGATGCGCAGCCGCAGCCGCCGCGGAATCAGCCACCGCCGGGTGCTCGATCGGGCTGACCACCACCCGACCCCCGGGAACCGCGCGCGCCCTCCCCGCCACCACCAGGGCGTCAGCCTCCGTGCCCCCCGAGGTGAAGAGCACCTCATGGGGATCCACCCCCAGCGCCGCCGCCAGGCGGGCCCGGGCC
This genomic interval carries:
- a CDS encoding cysteine desulfurase family protein; this encodes MPERVYLDHAASSPVRPEVAAQVAEDLAGGLGAWANPSAQHASGRRAGALLSQARARLAAALGVDPHEVLFTSGGTEADALVVAGRARAVPGGRVVVSPIEHPAVADSAAAAAAHLGAEVITLAVDSAGRVELESVAQAVAASPGRAGASLVSVMAANNETGVVEDVAGIVERVRMASGAGPGQEGHVPVHSDAVAAVGRAPVDFHGWGLDAMSLSGHKLGGPVGVGALVLRRETLLVPPTGGGGQERGVRSGTQDVVAARALALAVELAVAEQEAEAARLGGLRRRLLEGACAVEGAHATLPDDAVCLPSTAHLWFEGVDAEALLMALDLAGVDASAGSACHAGVARPSHVALAMGLDEEAARATLRCSLGPTTTPQDVERFLRVLPEAVKAARRARASRG